The sequence below is a genomic window from Ignavibacteriales bacterium.
TTGCGTAAGGTGAGTATTTAATTAAAAGTTCTTCCTTAAGAACCGCCTTTTTTTTTAAGTAACCACGTTTTTTGTGAATTTGTTAAAATCAAATTTGTATGAATACAGATGTTAAATTTTTAACGAAAAGCACAAGAACAGCTAAAGTTATTTCATTTATTTTTCGAAAGTAAGATACAAACAGATTAGTATTGTTGTAATTATTTATTCAGATCTAAAATAGAGGAAAACCTAAAAAGAACAGACGATTTTTTTTGTCCAGAACGGTAATATAAATCCTATTACATTCTGCCTTTATTATCCGCAAAGAATAAACACGGTAACTATGTTAATTTAAAGAAACGAGATGAGTAATTTTTATAAAAGCATTTTTTACAATAAATCCATAAGGAACTTCCTGGTTTCACTTGGAGCTATGCTCATTCTTTTTCTGGATTTACTTTTATTTAATACCAGTTTTCCCCAAAATAATGAATATGAAATTTCGAGGATTTCAATTGAACAAGGTTTGTCCCAGAGTTCAGTTTATTCAATTTTACAGGACAGACATAATTTTATGTGGTTTGGTACAGCCGAAGGATTAAATAAATATGATGGTTACAAGTTTTATACATACAAATTTGATCGGTATGATTCCAGTTCAATATCCGATAATTGGATACTTGCTTTACGTGAAGATAAAAGCGGTACAATTTGGATTGGAACCAACGGTGGAGGTTTAAATAAATTTGATGATAAAACTGAAAAGTTCATTCACTTTAAGTATGATATTAATAATCCTAAAAGCCTCAGCGATAATGTTGTAAATACTATCCTTGAAGATAAAAATGGTGTGCTTTGGATTGGGACTGATAATGGGCTAAACAAATTTGATAAAGTAAGTAAAACCTTCTTTAGTTATAAAAATGATCCTTCAAACTCTAACTCAATAAGTAATAATTACGTAAATACAATATTTGAAGACAGCCAGAGTAATTTATGGGTAGGTACAAATGATGGAGGACTAAATAAGTTCGATAGAGCAAAAGGGATTTTTTACCAATTTAAAAATGATCCTAAAAATTCTAACAGCATAAGCAATGATAGAATATGGGCAATACAGGAAGATCCAAATAATAAAAACATACTTTGGGTTGCAACATATGGCGGCTTAAATAAGTTTGATGTAGAGAATGGAATATTTTATAATCTTAAGCATGATAATACGAATCCAAATAGTTTAATTGGGAATTCAATACGAAGCTTTAAAATTGATAGTAAAGGTAATTTTTGGATTGGAACCAACGGAGATGGTTTAGATAAGTATCAAGCAAAAAAAAATATGTTCTATCATTTTCTTTATGACAGAAATGAAAAAAACAGTATTAGTAAAAATAATATTGTTTCTATTTATGAGGATAAATCCGGTTTAATTTGGATTGGTACAAGGAGTGGTGGTTTAAATAAAATCAAGAAGTATAAATTCCGCAAATATGCTTTTAGTACTTTTTCCATCGAGGATATAAATACAAATAATATTTGGTCCATCTTCAAAGATGATGAAAAAAATGTTTGGATCGGAACCGATAATGGTCTTCTTGTTTTTAATAGGGCAAGCGGAAAATGTATTACTTACAAAAATAATCCACGCGATTCAAAAACCATTAGCGATAATGTAATTACTGCTATTTTTGAAGATAAAAATAAAACAATTTGGATTGGAACCGAAAGCGGCGGATTAAATAAGTTTGATAAACAAAGCGGAAGTTTTATTTCGTTTAAGCATAATCCAAATAATCCTTTTAGTATAACTGATGATTACGTAAAAACAATTTGTGAAGATAAACAAGGTGTGTTATGGATTGGAACAAGAGGCGGAGGAATTTCTGCGTTCGATAGAACAAAATCAATTTTTAAAAACTATAGAAACACAAATTCAAATAATAGCTTAAGTCACAACCGTGTAAATTATATTTTTGAAGATCAATCGGGGCAACTTTGGATCTGTACATCTGGCGGTGGTTTAAATAAATTTAACAGAAAAACCGAAACATTTACTCATTTTACTTTCGATCCAGCAAATCCAAATTCCTTATCAGATATTTATGCGCTTTCTTGCAATGAAGATAAAGCGGGCAACCTTTGGGTTTGCACTTACGATGGCGGACTTAACAAATTTGATAAAACTACCGGTAAGTTTATTCATTTCAATATGAAAAATGGTTTACCGGGTAATGTTGTGTATGGTGTTCTGGAAGATAGCGTTGGTAATTTATGGATTAGTACCAATAATGGGTTATCTAAATTTAATCCTCAAGCTCAATCTTTTATGAATTATGATAATCGGGACGGGTTGCAAGGTACTGAATATAATAGCGGTTCATTTTATAAAAGTAAAGATGGTGAAATGTTTTTTGGAGGGATAAATGGTTTTAATAGTTTCTTTCCAAATGAAATTAAAGATAATCAGTTCTCTCCACCAATAGTTATAACTGCGTTTAGAAAATTTGATCAATTGGTTACTTTCAATGAACCAATTTCCGAAATGGATAAAATCAATTTATCGTATAAAGAAAATTATTTTTCCTTTGAGTTTGCTTCTCTCGATTACTCTTCTCCAGAAAAAAATCAATATGCATACATGATGGAAGGCTTTGATAAAGACTGGATTAAATGCGGCAGCAGGAGATATGTAAGTTATACAAATCTTAGGGCGGGTGAATATACTTTTAAAGTGAAAGGGACAAATAGTGATGGACTTTGGAATGATAAACCTGCCGAAATAAAAATTATAATCTCACCTCCTTATTGGAATACATGGTGGTTTAGAATTTCCATTGTTGTTTTGATAATTGGACTTATCTATTTCTTTTATAAAAAAAGAATAAAATATTTTGAAACACATACCCAAATACTTCAAAAAGAAATTGTTGAGCGGTTAAAGGTTGAAGAAGAATTAACTAAAGCAAAAGAAAAAGCAGAGGAATCAGATCGACTGAAATCAAATTTCCTGGCTCAAATGTCGCACGAAATCAGAACACCGATTAATACTATTTTAAGTTTTACTTCCTTACTTAAAGATGAAACGGAAAATAAAATCAGCTTAGATTTACAACCAAGTTTTGGTATTATTGAACAAGGCGGCAGGAGATTAATTAGAACAATAGATATGATTTTGAACATGTCGGAAATTCAAGCCGGACGCTTTGATATTCAACTTCGGAAGCTAAATATAGTTGATGACATTCTTTCAGACATAGTTAGTGAATTCCGGTTTATTGCCAGCGGAAAAAAATTACAACTTAGTCTTGATTGTAATGCAGAAAATAAAAATATAATTGGCGACCGATATTCGGTTTTGCAAATATTTCAGAACCTGATTGATAATTCATTAAAATATACTGAATCAGGTTCTGTTACTATTTCGGTTTATAATCAAACTAATAAACTGATCAACGTTGATGTAAAAGATACAGGCATTGGTATTTCTGAAGAATATTTATCAGAACTATTCATTCCATTTTCTCAAGAAGATAGTGGCTACACAAGAAGATTTGAAGGTACAGGATTGGGATTGTCTTTGGTGGAAAATTATCTAAAATTGAACAACGCGGGAATTTCCGTCCAAAGTGAAAAGGGCAAAGGTAGTATATTCACAGTCTCGTTCAAGACAGCGTAATCCTACCAAAACTACTATACGATATTTACATTTATGAAATTGAATTGATTGTTATTCTCAATTCAAAAAAATTCTGCAACAATTCCTAAATGGATTGTAATCAAATCAGTCTTTGATTTGGAATATTGATAAACAGCTAACTTGGTTACTGGATCCTGACTAATTGAACCTTCCTTTAAGTATTCCGCCTCTGTTCCGAATAAATATCGCACTTTTAAATCGAGCCATATTGAAGCCGGTGCCATAGCTTCACCAGTTGGTTCTAAGTCTGCTAATTTGATTAGTAAACCACCACCACCGTAACTCCAGGAAAAATCATCCTGATTTGTTGTTGAGGCAAAGGATTTTTCATTCCCCTGGCTTTTAACTTCCGAAGTAGTAAAAAGATAATTACCACCCATTAAAACATCTAAATATGGTTTAACTGGCCCATTAAATGGAGAGATTTGAAATAGCAAATGAAAGTTTACCAAATTATTGGTTCTGTTTACTTCTACAGGAATTTCATAAATTGTTTCAGAAAGAGGAGCGGTTCGCTTTTCATTTCCGTAGTTGATATATCCTGCGTTTATTCCAACTGTAAAGGGAAGACTGGGTCCGGTCTTAAATAAAGTAAAATGCCCGCTTACTCCAAATCCAACTTTATCAACATTCTCCTTAAACTCACCCTGGGGCAACGCAACCATTAAATTTAGTCCGCCTGATTGAGCAAACAACTTTTGTCCGGAAATACCAATTAAGATAATTAGAAGTACAATTTTAAATTCGGGAATAAATTTCTTTTTCATTTTGCTATTCATCCATTTTTTAGTTTGCAATCTAAAGAATCTTAGAATGAGTTTAAAGTATTCATTTTAAAATTCGCACTCCACCTTAGATGCAGCTAAAAGATATTCGTAAAATTCCAGTAGGGAAATTTCTTCAGCACCAAACATTTTTAAATGGGGAGAAAGATATTGCACATCTAAAAGAACGAATTCTTTTTCAATTAAATGTTCAACCAGTTTTGCAAGAGCAATTTTGGATGTTTGGCTAACTTTGGAAAACATCGATTCACCGAAGAAAGCGCCTTTGTAAGTTATTCCGTATAAACCGCCAACGAGTTTATTGTCCATCCACACTTCAACAGAGTGCAGATGTTTAAGTTCATACAAACGAATATAGGCTGCGATCAATTTTTCAGAGATCCAGGTTATTTCCCGGTTGGCACAATTTCTTATTACATCAAGGTAAGCGGAATCTATTTTTATTTCATACTCTGATTGTTGAATGATTTTTCTAAGCGAACGTGGTAGATTAAATTTATCTAATGGAATGATGGTTCTAACCTCGGGCAAATACCAGTTGATAGTGCCATCATCATCCGCCATAGGAAATGCTCCGCGCGAGTACAGCTCAATCATTTTATCAGGCTGTAAGAACTCATCTTCCATTGACTTGTGATTTTTACTCATCTGCAAAAACTTCATACAGGATTATATCATAACCCTTTTTTGTTTCAAGAAATGCAAAACAAATTCCGACTAAAACCATAATCATCCCCGCTAAAAAAACGCCAATAATTTCCATCTTTAGATTAATCGCATCAACAAAAAAATTAAAACCGGTAAGAAGCGATGTTAGAACAAAAAGTGCAACTGCGCTTGTGTAGCACAAAACTGAATTGCGCACAAGTTTTACACGGTAGACAAGATCTTTTAATTGCCGGGTTATGCTTTCCAATCTTACATTTTCTTCATAAGTAAAATTTTTCTCCCCGACTTTGTGAACCATTTTTCGTTTTTCTTCATTTAGCAAACGCACACGATTAACAACCAGCGAATATTTATTGTTTATTCCAAGCAACAACAATCCACATGCATTTATCATAACTGCCGGTGCAATTAAAAGCTGAATTACTTGTGTAACTGTCATCGATTCCGGTAAAATCTGATTCATTGAATTACCCTTAAATGAAAAATGATTTTTAAATTCCTCAAAAATATAACTTCATTTTTTAATTTTAGAAAGCAGAAAATGTTTGATTAGAATTCTTTTTATTGTTATTTAACGTTTGCAAAAAGGAATTGTTGATGAACTTAAAATCGTTTGGTTATTCAATAAGTGCTGTTTTACTTTGGGCAACTGTGGCAACTGCTTTTAAACTCACGTTAGCTGGAATGAATTTTCTGCAGATGCTTTTCTATTCATCACTTTCCAGCAGCGTGGTATTATTTATAATTCTGCTTTCCACAAATGGAAGAAACTCTTTTAAATTTTTAACGTTTGCTGATTTGAAGAAAAGTTTACTTCTTGGTTTGTTAAATCCTTTTTTGTACTACTTTGTTTTATTTAAAGCATATTCCCTACTTCCTGCGCACGAAGCACAACCACTTAACTATACATGGCCAATTGCCATTTCCATTATGTCTGCAATTTTTTTAAAGGAAAAAATAAGTATTAGAATCGTGATTGGTTTAATAACAGCTTTTGTTGGTGTAATTATTATTGCAACCAGAGGAAATATTTTTAATCTTCATTTTGATAGTTGGGAAGGAGTAATCCTTGCGATCGGTAGTTCAATTATCTGGGCATCATTCTGGCTTTTAAATATGATAGATAAAAGAGATTCATCCGTAAAACTATTCGGTGCATTTTTTATCGGTACGATTTTATCAGGTATGTACATCCTGGTGTTTGATACTTTTATAATTCATGAACCAAAATATATTTTCGGTGCAGTCTATATTGGATTTTTTGAAATGGGTTTTACTTTCTTGCTATGGATGAAAGGATTGTCTTTGAGTAAAAGCCGGGCTAAAACCTCAACATTGGCTTATCTTTCACCGTTTTTATCTTTTATATTAATAAGCGTTGTACTTAAAGAGCAAATACCAGTTAATGCAATTATAGGATTGGTGTTTATTGTTGGTGGAATTATTTATCAACAATTAGAAGCTTTTGGAAAAAACTTTGATAAGAAAGTGCCATAAAATATTTTCTGAAACATAGTGGGAATATTTTTCTTAATCGTTGACCTCTAAATATTTTGCATAGCATTTGGGTTCAGGAATTTTATAACCTTCTTTTGTTAAGCCTTCCAAATGAAATTTTATTGCATCTGCCATATCTTTTTCAACTTCTTCCTTGGTAGCACCTGTTGCTGCACATCCATCCAGATCAGGGGAGAATGCGGAATAACCTTGTCCTGTATCTTCCACAACTATCAAGTATTTTTTCATAAAATACCTGCACGGTTAAAAATATTTGATAAAGTAAGCGGTGCAATTTTTTTAGAATTTTTACCAGAGATTGTTATAATGCCAAGTTTAATTGGATGTTTAAACTGGTATCTATTTTCTCTTTTTCTAAATAATAGCCAGCCATCTTTCTTTAATAGTTTTATTACCTTTCTTGTTTTTAGCATGTTTCTTTTCATTTTATCCTTATAAATATATAAGGAGTAAATCAATCAAATTCAAATCAAAATTAATTCAACAAAGTGTAAAAGGCAAGTAAGTTATTTTAACGATTCCTAAACAGTGAATGTCTGTCCAATTTCATTCAAGCCCAACTGAACCTTGTAATTAATCGCGGATTTGTTCAGCCAGTTCAGTGGTTCTTTGCGTGGTTCTTTCCCTTGTTGGAAAGTATTAGTATGAATTGGAATAAAATATTTTGCATTTAATTTATCTGCCATAATTAATGCTTCTTCGGGATTGCAGTGGCTCCATTTCCATGGACGGTATGCCCCGATTGGCATTATTGCAACATCAATGTTTTTATCCATAAGAAAATTAAGTTTATCGGTTTTTGCAGTATCGCCGCCAAATAAAATTTTCTTTCCATTTTTTTCTAAAAGATAAGCATTATAACTTCTTCCTGTTTTCATAAATCCTTGCGAACGATCCTTTTCCCATGGAAATCTCCAGCCAAAATGCTTTACCTCTAAAGCTTTAATAATTACTCCATTAAGTAAATGCTCGTTACCCCAATCCAATTCCTTAATTGATTTCCAAGGAAGATCTTCAATTACATCTTTAGTAAAGAATGAGGTTATCAAATCAATTTTACCAGGATATTTATTTGCAAAATCCTTTAATGTTTTATAATCCATGTGGTCCATATGTGCGTGAGAGAGAAGCATTATATCTGGTTGTGGAATTTCATCAATTGATAAAGCCGGATAAGTAAAACGGGAAGGTCCCCAATTTGTTCCTAATAAATAAATTCCGATCCTTTCATAAAGTACCGGATCTGTAAGAATCCACACACCAAAAAAATTTATAAGTACGGTTGAATGTCCGATCCAGCTAAGTGTAATCCGGTTGTTATCCCAGCGTTCCGGTAATGGTGTATGTTTGGTTTTAGTTATTGCGTAAGAACTTTGTTTATTATTTATAAATGGAGAAATAAGTAAAGTGCCAATTGCAGTTAATATCCCAGTTTTAACAAAGCTTCTTCTTTTCATAAACTAATTGTCTTTCTCAACTTATTTTTTTATTAACATCTTTTTAGTAAAAAGAATTCAAAATATTCCGGAAAAGGAAAATGGTTTAGTTTGAAGAGTAATTATAAGCAGTAATATTAAAATTCAACTTTGTTAGAAAGTTCATTTGTATCATCAGCTTTTATGGGAAAATGCACTTGTAAAATTTTCCCTACTTTTTCAACTCCCAGGATTATTCCCTCTGAAAAAAGCCCTTTCTGAAATTCTGTTTGCATCTCATTGCTGATATCGTCCCAGGTATTATCGGGTACTTTTTCGTTTATTCCTTCGTCGGCAAGAATGTGAAATTTCCTTTCTTCTAAAAGGATAATAATTAATATTCCCGTTTTGTCGCGGGTTTCGTGCATCTTCAACCTGATAAATTCTGCAAGTGCAAGTTCGTGCACAGATTTTTTCCGTTGTAGTAATTTACGATGCTCTTTAACACTAACCCTTATTTCTCCGGAAGTAATATCTTCCATTTCTTTTATCTTGTCAGAAATCCTTAACAGGTCATCGTCTGTAAAAAAGTTATAGATCAGATTATTTTTCATTTTAAACCATAAATTTCTTATACAAGATAAACAAGTTCACATTTTTTTACAAGAACCCGGAATTGATTGCGGATTGGGGATTTCGGATTTCAGATTGCTGAATATACAATTAGTTCATAATTTTTTATTAAAATTGTTCAATTGTTCGATTGCTAAATTGTTTTATGAAATACAACTCAAGCATTAGCAATTTAACAATTCAACAATTAAATAATCATAACGGGTTAAATGATGAATGAAACAACTGAATGATATTGGCTAACCGCTGACTAATGGGGAGAAAGTTAATTTCAATTTCTATATATTTAAGCAGAATTTTATTTGAATCTTTAAAACAAAAAAGGGAATTATGGAATTAAATCTTGAAAAATTGAAAGAATTTCATGGCAGAAAAGGTCCTTTGCTGTTGATAATTATGGATGGTGTTGGAATTGGAAAGAATGCAGACAACAATGCAGTTTACATGGCTAAAACTCCCGTGCTTGATAAATTGTTTACGATTCCTTTGCAAACGAATCTTAGGGCGCACGGAAAAGCTGTTGGACTTCCTTCTGATGATGATATGGGAAACAGCGAAGTTGGGCACAATGCGCTTGGAGCAGGAAGAGTTTTTGCTCAGGGTGCAAAGCTGGTTAATAAAGCAATTGAAACAGGAAAAATTTTTCAATCAGATACCTGGAAGAAAGTAATTGAACATGGAAAACATGGCGGAACAGTTCATTTCATCGGACT
It includes:
- a CDS encoding ATP-binding protein, yielding MSNFYKSIFYNKSIRNFLVSLGAMLILFLDLLLFNTSFPQNNEYEISRISIEQGLSQSSVYSILQDRHNFMWFGTAEGLNKYDGYKFYTYKFDRYDSSSISDNWILALREDKSGTIWIGTNGGGLNKFDDKTEKFIHFKYDINNPKSLSDNVVNTILEDKNGVLWIGTDNGLNKFDKVSKTFFSYKNDPSNSNSISNNYVNTIFEDSQSNLWVGTNDGGLNKFDRAKGIFYQFKNDPKNSNSISNDRIWAIQEDPNNKNILWVATYGGLNKFDVENGIFYNLKHDNTNPNSLIGNSIRSFKIDSKGNFWIGTNGDGLDKYQAKKNMFYHFLYDRNEKNSISKNNIVSIYEDKSGLIWIGTRSGGLNKIKKYKFRKYAFSTFSIEDINTNNIWSIFKDDEKNVWIGTDNGLLVFNRASGKCITYKNNPRDSKTISDNVITAIFEDKNKTIWIGTESGGLNKFDKQSGSFISFKHNPNNPFSITDDYVKTICEDKQGVLWIGTRGGGISAFDRTKSIFKNYRNTNSNNSLSHNRVNYIFEDQSGQLWICTSGGGLNKFNRKTETFTHFTFDPANPNSLSDIYALSCNEDKAGNLWVCTYDGGLNKFDKTTGKFIHFNMKNGLPGNVVYGVLEDSVGNLWISTNNGLSKFNPQAQSFMNYDNRDGLQGTEYNSGSFYKSKDGEMFFGGINGFNSFFPNEIKDNQFSPPIVITAFRKFDQLVTFNEPISEMDKINLSYKENYFSFEFASLDYSSPEKNQYAYMMEGFDKDWIKCGSRRYVSYTNLRAGEYTFKVKGTNSDGLWNDKPAEIKIIISPPYWNTWWFRISIVVLIIGLIYFFYKKRIKYFETHTQILQKEIVERLKVEEELTKAKEKAEESDRLKSNFLAQMSHEIRTPINTILSFTSLLKDETENKISLDLQPSFGIIEQGGRRLIRTIDMILNMSEIQAGRFDIQLRKLNIVDDILSDIVSEFRFIASGKKLQLSLDCNAENKNIIGDRYSVLQIFQNLIDNSLKYTESGSVTISVYNQTNKLINVDVKDTGIGISEEYLSELFIPFSQEDSGYTRRFEGTGLGLSLVENYLKLNNAGISVQSEKGKGSIFTVSFKTA
- the aat gene encoding leucyl/phenylalanyl-tRNA--protein transferase, whose translation is MSKNHKSMEDEFLQPDKMIELYSRGAFPMADDDGTINWYLPEVRTIIPLDKFNLPRSLRKIIQQSEYEIKIDSAYLDVIRNCANREITWISEKLIAAYIRLYELKHLHSVEVWMDNKLVGGLYGITYKGAFFGESMFSKVSQTSKIALAKLVEHLIEKEFVLLDVQYLSPHLKMFGAEEISLLEFYEYLLAASKVECEF
- a CDS encoding DUF2721 domain-containing protein; translation: MNQILPESMTVTQVIQLLIAPAVMINACGLLLLGINNKYSLVVNRVRLLNEEKRKMVHKVGEKNFTYEENVRLESITRQLKDLVYRVKLVRNSVLCYTSAVALFVLTSLLTGFNFFVDAINLKMEIIGVFLAGMIMVLVGICFAFLETKKGYDIILYEVFADE
- a CDS encoding DMT family transporter, producing the protein MNLKSFGYSISAVLLWATVATAFKLTLAGMNFLQMLFYSSLSSSVVLFIILLSTNGRNSFKFLTFADLKKSLLLGLLNPFLYYFVLFKAYSLLPAHEAQPLNYTWPIAISIMSAIFLKEKISIRIVIGLITAFVGVIIIATRGNIFNLHFDSWEGVILAIGSSIIWASFWLLNMIDKRDSSVKLFGAFFIGTILSGMYILVFDTFIIHEPKYIFGAVYIGFFEMGFTFLLWMKGLSLSKSRAKTSTLAYLSPFLSFILISVVLKEQIPVNAIIGLVFIVGGIIYQQLEAFGKNFDKKVP
- a CDS encoding type II toxin-antitoxin system HicB family antitoxin, which codes for MKKYLIVVEDTGQGYSAFSPDLDGCAATGATKEEVEKDMADAIKFHLEGLTKEGYKIPEPKCYAKYLEVND
- a CDS encoding type II toxin-antitoxin system HicA family toxin yields the protein MKRNMLKTRKVIKLLKKDGWLLFRKRENRYQFKHPIKLGIITISGKNSKKIAPLTLSNIFNRAGIL
- a CDS encoding MBL fold metallo-hydrolase, whose amino-acid sequence is MKRRSFVKTGILTAIGTLLISPFINNKQSSYAITKTKHTPLPERWDNNRITLSWIGHSTVLINFFGVWILTDPVLYERIGIYLLGTNWGPSRFTYPALSIDEIPQPDIMLLSHAHMDHMDYKTLKDFANKYPGKIDLITSFFTKDVIEDLPWKSIKELDWGNEHLLNGVIIKALEVKHFGWRFPWEKDRSQGFMKTGRSYNAYLLEKNGKKILFGGDTAKTDKLNFLMDKNIDVAIMPIGAYRPWKWSHCNPEEALIMADKLNAKYFIPIHTNTFQQGKEPRKEPLNWLNKSAINYKVQLGLNEIGQTFTV
- a CDS encoding TPM domain-containing protein, which translates into the protein MKNNLIYNFFTDDDLLRISDKIKEMEDITSGEIRVSVKEHRKLLQRKKSVHELALAEFIRLKMHETRDKTGILIIILLEERKFHILADEGINEKVPDNTWDDISNEMQTEFQKGLFSEGIILGVEKVGKILQVHFPIKADDTNELSNKVEF